A window of the Emys orbicularis isolate rEmyOrb1 chromosome 1, rEmyOrb1.hap1, whole genome shotgun sequence genome harbors these coding sequences:
- the LOC135873097 gene encoding olfactory receptor 52M1-like yields MSDSNTTDFTKPSTFILLGIPGLEMAHAWISIPFCTIYVLAVLGNFTILFIVKREPSLHGPMYYFLCMLAINDLVLSTSILPKTLGIFWFNSREIDFSACLTQMYIIHCFSSMESGIFVAMAFDRYVAVCDPLRHSTILTNPVVAKIILAVVLRGSMLSLPCPILAWQLPYCRANIIPHSHCEHIAVVNLACTDIRVSSYYSLSVEFLVIGLDVFCITVSYIQILRAIFRLPTKDARLKTFGTCGSHLCALLTCYIPDLFSSLTHRFGHNVPLHFFILSANVYILVPPLLHPLIYGLRTKEIRDRLLQLFTHKGV; encoded by the coding sequence atgtcagattccaacacaaccgacttcaccaagccttccaccttcatcctgctgggcattcctggcctggagatGGCCCATGCCTGGATCTCaatccccttctgcaccatatATGTATTAGCTGTCTTGGgaaacttcaccatcctgttcattgTGAAGAGGGAGCCGAGCCTCCATGGACctatgtactatttcctctgcatgctggccatcaATGACCTGGTCCTGTCCACGTCCATCCTACCCAAGACGCTgggcatcttctggttcaattccagggagatagaTTTCAGTGCCTGTCTCACCCAGATGTACATCATCCACTGCTTCTCATCgatggagtctgggatcttcgtggccatggcttttgatcgctatgtggccgtctgtgatcccctgagacattccaccatcctgacaaacccTGTGGTGGCCAAGATCATCCTGGCCGTGGTGCTGCGTGGCAGCATGCTCTCACTGCCCTGTCCCATCCTGGCGTGGCAGTTGCCATATTGCAGAgccaacatcatcccccactcACACTGCGAGCACATAGCTGTGGTGAATCTGGCCTGCACTGACATCCGCGTCAGTAGTTACTACAGCCTCTCCGTGGAATTCTTGGTGATTGGTCTGGATGTGTTTTGTATCACTGTGTCCTAtatccagatcctcagggccatcttcaggctccccacaaaggacgcccggctcaagacttttgggacctgcggctcccacctctgtgccctCTTAACCTGTTACATCCCagatctcttctcctccctcacaCACCGGTTCGGCCACAATGTGCCCCTGCATTTCTTCATTCTCAGTGCTAATGTGTACATTCTGGTGCCTCCGTTGCTACATCCCCTCATCTACGGGTTGAGGACCAAAGAGATCCGCGACAGGCTGCTACAGCTCTTCACTCATAAAGGGGTGTAA